A single window of Channa argus isolate prfri chromosome 10, Channa argus male v1.0, whole genome shotgun sequence DNA harbors:
- the ubxn1 gene encoding UBX domain-containing protein 1 isoform X2: MVKMAELSTLESLLEMGFERNRAEKAVANTGNQGIEQAMDWLMEHENDPDIDEPYVPPVGNVLGEEPDNQSSTEQLTLAEAGGESSYSEDDLSGKRPMTEEEKREQVKRLEELMRVKQAERRERERAEEVEREKQRRRQGQELLQIRQKLQDDEMKKLADQRRKEKMEDKLARQRVKDKIARDREERAQKFGGGAPPSTAASSQPAVCSTSSPTTQGPPPTKKEYDESRIQVRLLDGSTITTVFKAQEPLAAVRVYVQMNGNTPEGQDFTLLSPYPRHIYTELDMEKPLKELGLVPSAVLVVTKK; this comes from the exons atg GTCAAAATGGCAGAGCTATCTACACTAGAGAGCTTGCTGGAGATGGGATTTGAGAGAAACAGAGC gGAGAAGGCAGTGGCTAACACGGGGAACCAGGGAATAGAACAAGCTATGGACTG gttaaTGGAACATGAGAATGACCCTGACATTGATGAGCCCTATGTGCCACCTGTAGGGAACGTTCTGGGAGAAGAACCAGACAACCAATCCAGCACAGAACAATTAACACTAGCAGAAG CAGGTGGAGAGAGCAGCTACAGTGAGGACGATCTGAGTGGAAAGCGTCCaatgacagaggaggagaaacgTGAGCAAGTTAAGAG GCTAGAGGAGCTAATGCGGGTAAAGCAAGCGGAGAGAAGGGAGCGAGAGCGGGCAGAAGAGGTGGAGAGGGAGAAGCAGCGGAGGAGGCAGGGCCAAGAGCTGCTGCAGATCCGCCAAAAACTGCAGGATGATGAGATGAAGAAACTAGCTGACCAGCGCAGGAAAGAGAAGATGGAGGATAAACTGGCAAG GCAAAGGGTTAAAGATAAAATAGCAcgagacagagaagaaagagcGCAAAAG TTTGGAGGTGGCGCACCACCTAGTACAGCTGCATCTTCCCAACCTGCTGTGTGTAGCACCTCTTCACCCACCACTCAGGGTCCTCCACCCACTAAGAAAGAATATGATGAATCCAGAATACAG GTCCGTCTTCTGGATGGCTCAACCATCACAACAGTTTTCAAGGCCCAGGAGCCACTGGCAGCGGTGCGGGTCTACGTGCAGATGAACGGCAACACACCTGAGGGTCAGGACTTTACACTGTTGTCGCCATACCCCCGCCACATTTACACCGAACTGGACATGGAGAAGCCCCTCAAAGAGCTAG gtttGGTGCCTTCAGCTGTGCTGGTTGTTACCAAAAAGTGA
- the ubxn1 gene encoding UBX domain-containing protein 1 isoform X1 yields MVKMAELSTLESLLEMGFERNRAEKAVANTGNQGIEQAMDWLMEHENDPDIDEPYVPPVGNVLGEEPDNQSSTEQLTLAEDTAGGESSYSEDDLSGKRPMTEEEKREQVKRLEELMRVKQAERRERERAEEVEREKQRRRQGQELLQIRQKLQDDEMKKLADQRRKEKMEDKLARQRVKDKIARDREERAQKFGGGAPPSTAASSQPAVCSTSSPTTQGPPPTKKEYDESRIQVRLLDGSTITTVFKAQEPLAAVRVYVQMNGNTPEGQDFTLLSPYPRHIYTELDMEKPLKELGLVPSAVLVVTKK; encoded by the exons atg GTCAAAATGGCAGAGCTATCTACACTAGAGAGCTTGCTGGAGATGGGATTTGAGAGAAACAGAGC gGAGAAGGCAGTGGCTAACACGGGGAACCAGGGAATAGAACAAGCTATGGACTG gttaaTGGAACATGAGAATGACCCTGACATTGATGAGCCCTATGTGCCACCTGTAGGGAACGTTCTGGGAGAAGAACCAGACAACCAATCCAGCACAGAACAATTAACACTAGCAGAAG ACACAGCAGGTGGAGAGAGCAGCTACAGTGAGGACGATCTGAGTGGAAAGCGTCCaatgacagaggaggagaaacgTGAGCAAGTTAAGAG GCTAGAGGAGCTAATGCGGGTAAAGCAAGCGGAGAGAAGGGAGCGAGAGCGGGCAGAAGAGGTGGAGAGGGAGAAGCAGCGGAGGAGGCAGGGCCAAGAGCTGCTGCAGATCCGCCAAAAACTGCAGGATGATGAGATGAAGAAACTAGCTGACCAGCGCAGGAAAGAGAAGATGGAGGATAAACTGGCAAG GCAAAGGGTTAAAGATAAAATAGCAcgagacagagaagaaagagcGCAAAAG TTTGGAGGTGGCGCACCACCTAGTACAGCTGCATCTTCCCAACCTGCTGTGTGTAGCACCTCTTCACCCACCACTCAGGGTCCTCCACCCACTAAGAAAGAATATGATGAATCCAGAATACAG GTCCGTCTTCTGGATGGCTCAACCATCACAACAGTTTTCAAGGCCCAGGAGCCACTGGCAGCGGTGCGGGTCTACGTGCAGATGAACGGCAACACACCTGAGGGTCAGGACTTTACACTGTTGTCGCCATACCCCCGCCACATTTACACCGAACTGGACATGGAGAAGCCCCTCAAAGAGCTAG gtttGGTGCCTTCAGCTGTGCTGGTTGTTACCAAAAAGTGA
- the ubxn1 gene encoding UBX domain-containing protein 1 isoform X3, which yields MAELSTLESLLEMGFERNRAEKAVANTGNQGIEQAMDWLMEHENDPDIDEPYVPPVGNVLGEEPDNQSSTEQLTLAEDTAGGESSYSEDDLSGKRPMTEEEKREQVKRLEELMRVKQAERRERERAEEVEREKQRRRQGQELLQIRQKLQDDEMKKLADQRRKEKMEDKLARQRVKDKIARDREERAQKFGGGAPPSTAASSQPAVCSTSSPTTQGPPPTKKEYDESRIQVRLLDGSTITTVFKAQEPLAAVRVYVQMNGNTPEGQDFTLLSPYPRHIYTELDMEKPLKELGLVPSAVLVVTKK from the exons ATGGCAGAGCTATCTACACTAGAGAGCTTGCTGGAGATGGGATTTGAGAGAAACAGAGC gGAGAAGGCAGTGGCTAACACGGGGAACCAGGGAATAGAACAAGCTATGGACTG gttaaTGGAACATGAGAATGACCCTGACATTGATGAGCCCTATGTGCCACCTGTAGGGAACGTTCTGGGAGAAGAACCAGACAACCAATCCAGCACAGAACAATTAACACTAGCAGAAG ACACAGCAGGTGGAGAGAGCAGCTACAGTGAGGACGATCTGAGTGGAAAGCGTCCaatgacagaggaggagaaacgTGAGCAAGTTAAGAG GCTAGAGGAGCTAATGCGGGTAAAGCAAGCGGAGAGAAGGGAGCGAGAGCGGGCAGAAGAGGTGGAGAGGGAGAAGCAGCGGAGGAGGCAGGGCCAAGAGCTGCTGCAGATCCGCCAAAAACTGCAGGATGATGAGATGAAGAAACTAGCTGACCAGCGCAGGAAAGAGAAGATGGAGGATAAACTGGCAAG GCAAAGGGTTAAAGATAAAATAGCAcgagacagagaagaaagagcGCAAAAG TTTGGAGGTGGCGCACCACCTAGTACAGCTGCATCTTCCCAACCTGCTGTGTGTAGCACCTCTTCACCCACCACTCAGGGTCCTCCACCCACTAAGAAAGAATATGATGAATCCAGAATACAG GTCCGTCTTCTGGATGGCTCAACCATCACAACAGTTTTCAAGGCCCAGGAGCCACTGGCAGCGGTGCGGGTCTACGTGCAGATGAACGGCAACACACCTGAGGGTCAGGACTTTACACTGTTGTCGCCATACCCCCGCCACATTTACACCGAACTGGACATGGAGAAGCCCCTCAAAGAGCTAG gtttGGTGCCTTCAGCTGTGCTGGTTGTTACCAAAAAGTGA